The window GTGGCGTGCTGGAATGTGGGTCAGCTATCCGGGCAGTGGAGGGTGTATCGGTTGTCCGTAGCTGGGTTCCCGTTTTCACACTCCTTGATTGTGGCTTCTGAGTCCCCGAGTGTACCGTTGCCCAAGCAGCAAAGCACTTCCGTCGGTCTGGTTTCGGAGACATTGTAACTCAGAGACACTGTCTGAAGAACTACGCAGTGACAGATAATAATATCTCGCCTGCAGAAGTCCTTTTGAGTGCTGTGTTGAATAGCAGTCTAATCTACTGATATCACGGAGTAGAAGGATGAAGCCGAGGAAATCGACTCTGTCCATGGAGATCGACATCCTCGACTTCGTTGAACAGTGTCGGCATCTAGCTAAACAAGCGTTAGGGAAGCACGCGGGCGAGCCCGCCAGCGGCGGGTTCGCCCGCTGGGTCCACGTCGTCTTGCACTGTTTCCGGGTCGAAGAAGAGTACAGCTACCGTGAAACGCCGAATCGGCTGGAATATATGGCTGAACTCCGTGAGCTTCTTGATCTTGACCAGGACGAGCTCCCGGACTACACAACGATCTACAAGTCCTTCGACCGGCTGAAAATGTGGGTCTGGCGGGCGTTGCTGCGCGTTTCAGCGCAGCAACACCCGCAGTCCGGTCATGCAGCACTCGACAGCACGTTCTTCGACCGCCGCATCTCTTCATCGTACTACCGCCAACGCTCTGGAAACAGTGTTCAGACGGTGAAAGTGACGACATTAACCGATGTGGAGTCCCTTGCTGTGCTTGACGTGCACATCTCTGCACGGTGGCAACACGACACCAAGACTGGACCGCAGGTCGTCCGCCGGAACGCGGACGACCTGCTGTCCGTCGCCGCTGACAATGCTTTCCAAGACTGGAACACCGAGTACGAGATTGCCGCACTAGATATCGACTACCTCGTTCATTACCGTGGTTCGTCACTGAACGCCACTGCGAATAACGCGCTCATTCGGTCAAAAGGCTACTTTCAGCGGTGGATGGCCGAAACCTCGTATTCGACGGTCAAGCGCTCGCTCGGCGATGCCGTGCGAGCGCTTGGCTGGTATCGGCAGTTCCGTGAAATCATCCTGATGTTCGCCATCACAAACATAGAACCGCTCTGTGAACCGCTCTAACTGTGACTCAGCATCTATTCAACAGAGCACTTTTGAGACATCTGTGGATGGAACACGCAGCGGCTTGCTCTCTGGCCTCAACAGGGTCGGTGCGTCGACTGGACGGTACTGACACATATTTTTAAGCCAATCCCCCCACCGTATTGAGATATGGCAGCAGTCCGACGCCTTGTTATCGATGTACTGAAGCCACATGATCCGCCCCTGTTGATGTTCACCGATCAACTGGCCGAAATTGAGAGCGTCGAGGGCGTAACTTCGTCTCTGATCGAATTGGATCAGGAAGTGCAAAACGTCAAGCTCACGTTCGAAAGCGAGGATCTGAATTTCGAGGTGATTGAAGATACAATCGAAAACCTCGGCGGGTCGGTCCACTCTGTGGATCAGGTTGCCTGCGGTGACTCCGTTGTGACGGATCGACGTACGTTACAGGATGCTTGATCCGCCGTGGCGTCCATTCGACAACTCTTCAGGCGACTTCTCGGAAAGGAGGATGTCCTCGCAATCTCGCGTCGGTACTTCATCTCGAACGGCTTTGACGGGACGCTTACGAGCATTGGCATCATCGTCGGCGCTGTCCTTTCGGGGGTTCCAGATGGACACACTGTGATCAAAATCGGACTGGGAGCGGCAGTCGGCCTCGGGACATCTGCTGTCTGGAGTGTCTGGGAGATCGAACGTGCCGAAACCCGGACCGAAATCAGACGTATCGAGCGAGCGATGCTCAAAGATCTCGACGATACCCGCGTTCAGCGGAACCAGAGCGGTGCCCGCTTCGTACACGCGATAATGAGCGGTCTGGGTCCACTTATCGGGATTCTGATCCCACTGACCCCATTCGTTGTAGCGGGGACTGTCGTCACAATGGCAGAAGCGGCACTCATTGCGGTCGGCTTGGGTATCGGTGTGTTGGGTGTGTTCGGCGCCTACATGGGATCGATTTCGGGCCAGCGGTGGTACGTTGCCGCAGCTCGGATGGGCCTTGCCGGCCTAGTCGTCGCAATTCTTAATCTCTTTCTTCCCGGGTGAGAGATCGCTACGCTGTCTTTTCACTGAGCACAGATCCCAACTGGCTTTTCACTGGTCGCCATACATGGTTGTAGATGCGTGTTGGCTTGAGGCAGTTCAAACGGCCGTTGTGCTACGTGATGGCGCTCCTGTATGTCGTCGCGGGGGGATTGCATTTTGTCGTGCCGGAACTATACGTCCAGATCGTGCCACCGGTCTTGCCGGCGCCACTTGCGCTGGTATATCTGTCCGGTGTCGCCGAAATCGCTGTCGGGCTCGGCCTGTTGGTGCCCCGGACGCGCTCGTACGCCGCATGGGCGACGATTGCATTGCTCGTCGCGATCTTTCCCGCGAACGTCTATATGGCAGTCTCCATGGTCACCATCGAAGGGACAGGTGGCGGCGATCCCTCTGCACTGGCCCGCTGGGCCCGGTTGCCGCTGCAGGGCGTGTTGATTCTCTGGGCGTACTGGTACACCGACTGAGCGTGGAGAATGCCCCGAATGACCGGTATCCAGTACCGTGACGAAGCGTCGCTGAAAGAGCCACGGAAATTGCGTGGCGGTGCTCTGTGTCGCCCTCCGTCTCGGTCTGGGCTATGAGCCCACTGTGATCTTCACAGAGAATCGACCCTGCGGGGCAACTGCTCCGCGGCGTTGTCGGCGAAGCCCTGACAGCGAGGACACAGTGCACGAATATGTGTAGGATAATCCGCAAATCATACTGTCGGCTGTAAGTCTATGAAGAATTTCGCCACCCCGGGGTGGCGAATATCTTGCAATAGTTACAGCCAACAGTGTCAGTATGGCAACTAATATGAAGAAAGCAGTAGACCACTGCTCTATGTCCAAATCAGCCCACACACAATCGACTGCCGATGTCTTTGCAGCACTTGACAGCGATCCTGCTGGGGTTTCGGCATCGGAAGCCGAAAATCGACGTGCAAAACACGGCGAGAACGAGATCACGCAGGGGAGTAAACGGACCCCACTCAAGATATTTCTCGCTCAGTTCGACAGCGCGCTTATCTGGGTACTCATTGCGGCGGCGGCACTTTCCGTGTGGGCCGGGCACACTATCGACGCGGTACTGATTACCGTCATTGTGGTCGCTAACGGCCTCTTTGGCTTCGTACAGGACTATCGCGCAGAGGAAACGCTTGAGTCTTTACGTGAATTGACCGCGCCAACAGCGACTGTCCGACGCAACGGAACTGCTGTTGAGGTTGATGCAACCGAACTCGTTCCGGGGGATGTTATCGAACTGGAGAGCGGCGATGTCGTCCCAGCTGATGGCCGACTGATCGAAGAGCAGTCTCTGGAAGTCGACGAGGCGGCACTTACTGGCGAAAGTGCACCGGTATCGAAGGGAAGCGAACCGGTCGACGCTGACGCGCCGCTTGCAGAGCGGGAATCAATGGTATACAAGGGGACAAATATCACACGCGGCTCGGGCATCGCCGTCCTCACGGCAACCGGAATGGACACTGAAGTCGGAGCTATCGCCCGCGAGCTCGCGGGAACTGAGGAGACTGACACACCGCTGCAGGAAGAACTCGATACGCTAGGCCGGACACTCGGCATCGGTGTGGTGGTCCTCGCTGTACTCGTGATTCCGTTCTTACTTTTCCGAGGCACCGAACTGGTTCAGGCAGCACTCACCGCTATTTCGCTCGCTGTGGCCGCGGTTCCCGAAGGACTCCCAGCGGTTGTGACACTAACGCTGGCACTTGGTGTCCGGAAAATGGCCGACGAGAACGCTCTCGTGAGGCGCTTGCCTGCTGTCGAAGCCTTAGGATCTGTCGATGTTATCTGTACAGACAAGACCGGGACGCTGACCGAGGGGCAAATGTCGGTCAGCCGGATTTGGGTCACCGATTCTGTTGTCGACCTTGACGAGACAGATGACGAATCCCCGTTGGATCGCGTTACCGCAGTCCTCCGTGCAGGGACATTGTGTAGCGATGCCACCCTTGAAGCAGGTGACCCGACAGAACGGGCCATCGTTATGGCGGCCGACGAGTCCGGAATCGACGTTGAACGCCTTCGCAACGAGCACCCGAGAACGGGCGAGATCCCGTTCTCGTCGGAGCGGAAATGGATGGGGACCGTCCACGAGGATACGGTCTACATAAAAGGCGCACCTGAAGTCATCCTCTCGAAGTGTTCTCGTGTCCTCACCGACGACGGACCCGCGAATCTGACACCCGACAGGGCCGAGCAGATAAGAGAACAGGTCGGGACGTTCGCTGACGACGCGCTCAGAGTTCTCGCAGTGGCGTACACAGAGGATACGACTGTAGTAGAACGTGACGACGTAACTGGTGACGCCGACGATGTCAATGACGACATGATCCTCGCGGGCCTAGTCGGTATGATCGATCCTGCCCGAGACGAAGTCGCCGACGCGATTGCGGCGACCAACCGTGCTGGTATTGATGTAAAGATGGTGACTGGTGACAACGTTCGGACAGCGGCCGCTATCGCTGGCGAACTCGGCATCGGTCAGACCGTCATGGAGGGTCGCGATGTTGAGCAACTCTCCAATGATGCACTTGGCGGCCGCGTTGAGGCAGTCGATGTGTTCGCACGTACGTCACCAGAACACAAGGTCCGGATCCTTCAGGCGCTGCAAGCGAACGGCCACACTGTCGCAATGACAGGCGACGGAGTCAACGACGCACCGGCGTTAAAAAACGCCGATATTGGCGTCGCGATGGGCGTGCGCGGAACTGACGTTGCCAAACAGGCCAGCGATGTTATCTTATTGGATGATAACTACGCGACAATCGAGCAAGCAATCGAGCGCGGGCGGGCGATCTTCGACAACGTCTGGAAGTTCGTCGGCTACCTGCTGAGCGCCAACGTGGCCGAAGTTGCCCTCGTCTTTATTGCCTCGCTCTTTGGCTACCTCGTCCTTCCAGCAGTCCAGTTGTTGTGGATTAATCTCCTGACTGATGGTCTGCCAGCACTTGCGCTCGGGGCCGATCCCAAGAGTGGTGACGTGATGCAGCGCTCGCCCAGAGATCCGGATCTCGGTATCGTCGATCATGATATGTTGGGGCTCATTGGGGGAACAGGACTGATCTCGACAGTGATTATGCTTGGACTACTAGTATTCACGCTTGACGGTGCACCGGTGGTCACTCCCTACGCGATGACGATGGTATTCACTGGATTCGTGTGTCTCGAATTCGAGAAACTCTATATCATCCGCTGGCTCCGGGAGACTCCAACACTGTCAAATCAATGGCTGGCGCTCGCTGTGGGCGGGTCAATACTCATGCAACTTTCCGTCCTGTATACCCCCCTCAACGACTACTTTGGGACGATTCCACTCGGACCGACTGACTGGGGACTGATTGGAGCGGTCCTCTTGGTTGCCTTGCCACTGTATCTCGCTGTCGCCAGCGGTGTGAAGCGGCTGTCACCTTCCGATAGCTTGCAGTAGCATATCATACGATTATTCGAACGAGCCGTTCTATGACACGCTCTGCCGTTTCATACTACTCATTCAGTCCGCAATTTTCACTTCTTGTTGACCGGATTCTTCGAGCAATAGCGAGGCGACCCTCTTCGTTTACGAACTGCTTCAGCCACGCCGAACCGAGCACAGCTGACAATTGGTTTCAGAGTTTCGCTCGCTGGCACAATGCTCCAAACGAAACACGACAGTACCCTGCTCTGACCGGAACAGGACAAGACTTTGCGGAGCCAGACAGCACAGCGGCTGCACTCGTTCCAGAGCCGCTGCGCTGACCCTCCTTCTCAGTGTCTGCGGAGTGCTTACTCGATTTCTAACTGACCACTTCCGCCGCCCTCCTCGCCATCATTCTCGTCCCATTCAAGTTCGAACTCGACACTTAATTCAGTCATATTGCCTGCCGGGCCTTCACGTTCGGCTTTGACTTCGAAGGTCGGTCGGGCAGGGGGGCTCAGAGTTACAGACTCGGAGCCTGCTTTCAGGTTGATAGCGCTTCCGCTGTCGAGATTGTCCGCGACCTTCCGGAGGTACGATGCGATCTCTTCTCGACTCTGGTCACTTTCGGACTTGAACAGGACTTCTTCAGGCATACGAGAGACGATACACAGGCTGTCCCAATAAATCCGCCTACCGTATGGCTGTGACACGCTCGCCGTCTAACTACTCAGGACCGTGATCTTGTGGTCGTCACGGCGAAGGCGTCTCGGCCGCCGAGAATCGACTCGTCGGTGTCTCGATGATCCGTTTTTGTCAGTGGCATCGAGAAACGGGAGCGCTGGGTGGGTAATCCGCGAGCGACTCGATCAGTGCATGTCTTCACCGTGGATCGGTCACCGCCGGGCAACTTGAGTTTGCGGCACCTATTTACTGTGTCTGGAGAATAGCCTGTTCCGTGCTCTCCAAAATCAAAGACGCTGTGTTTAGTGAACCCTCCGGAAGAGTCCATGCGTTGGTAATGTTTGCTAGCTCACTCGCTATGTTAAGTATCTATATTTATTACGACATTCTACGCGGTGTTTCCGACATCAGTTCGCTTGTTATGGCGGTTGGATTCGCTCTGTCTGGCCTTGCCGAGGTCCTCCCAACGGAGCGCCGACAGATAGCAGGCGTACTGCGCGCCACCGCGATTCTCTTGCTGACCGGTCTACTCACCCTCACGATATTTGTTCCCGAAGTTATTCTCGGGTCATCGTAGCAGGTCGTGTTCAATTTGCAGAGACAGTGAACGGTTGTTCCGGTGTTCTCTGAGCGATGGATTGAGATTGGTTGACTGTCCGGTCTGCCGTCGTCACGACCTCCACCGGCCACTCGCCACTGACAGGCGTTCCGGACGGCTTTGAGGCGATTGAGGCTCCAACACCCGTGGCTAGCCATCAAATCGGTTACAGCACTCTTTGTCGGGTAGCGCTGTAGAGTGGTTCGGGCAGGTCAGGCCAGAGAGGCAACGTATCGTCCCGGCCGTCGCTCTATTCAGTTCCTATCACGAACGGTGTGCCAGACTTAGAGGGTGAGTTCCGCAAGATTGTCTCATCTCTTTCAGACACTGCTCGCCGAGTTAGCTGCTCAGTGTGTGCGAACAGGGTGACTCCGTAGCAGAAGACGTTTGTCAAACTATCTGTGTGTCCTAGGTAATATCCCCAGATGCCGCTTCCTTCTCCGACTGGTGAGTGTTTCTCTCCTTGGTGGTGTTGTTTGGTGTAGCTCCGCAATCCCGTTCACCTCAGAACCGACAGGAGTTCGTCTACCCGGGAGTACGGTCCGCAATCGCGAGACTACATCATATCGTATTGAGCTGCTGTCCAAAACGACAAAACGGACGAGGTGGTGTATTGGAACCGATTCGATGCCCGTGCAGCGATAACCGTCGACGGCTCTCCGGAACTCGATTCAATTGGACGACCGGTCTGCACAGACGAAGACACTCATTGTGCTGGCACTCGGTGCGGCCGATGGAACTCCGAGCGGTGTGAACGACATCGTTGCAGTCGCCCAGACACGAGGGGTGTCTGAGCAGGAACGCGCCGAGACAGTGACAGTCGTCAGTAAGCGTGGTGGTCACGGGAAACTCACAGTCGCCGCCCATCCCCCCGAGGAGTGGCTTACACCTCCGGCGTTTCTGTGGTGTCTTCGCCTCTCTCGCCCACCCACTCTGCATTCCACTCGTCGATTGCGTCGAACACTGGCTCGAGTGCCGCACCCTTCTCAGTCAGACTGTAGTGGGTCTCGATGGGTGGTCCGTCCTTGACACGTCGGTCGACAATCGCGTCCGCCTCGAGTGATTCGAGAACTCGCGATAGTGTGTACGAACTCGCCCCGGAGGCTCGTTTCAGCTCATTAAACCGGTGGTCGCCATCGAACAGGGTATACAGAATCCGAAGTCGCCACTTGGTGCCGAACTGATCCAGCGATTGAACGCCCGAACACGCTTCCGGTGTGAGTTCTCGAACCTCTCGTAGATTCTCGTCAATGTCGTCGTCGGGTTCTGGAACCATACTGGAAATAGGGTACACCAATATGTAAGAATTCGTCTTGCAGAGACGCGGCGTGTCATAGAATCAGCCACGGATCACGAGCGCCACCCGTTTACTGATCGGTCCCCATACGCGATACCCACGGTCAGTACACACATTCCTGCTAGAATGCCAGATGTCGTTACAACATATTGCGTGGAGTGTTCACCATCTGTGTAGCGAAGCTGATGCCAGTGAGTGGTATCATCAAGAGAGCGACCGCATATCGAGCTTTTCGGAATCAATGCATCAGTCTGCTGTCTGGAGCCCGCAATAGTAGACTGGCGTGTGTCGGCTGTTCGTAACTGTCTGAGTCTCGCTCTATGACACGCTCAAGACGGTACTGCGCTCAACGAAACTGCTCCTGAATGGGGTGCTCATCACTCTGTCCGACTGTGTGGGGCCGTGAAATCGATATTTGGGCCGACTGGGATGAACCCGGCCGGGTTGATGTCCGTGTGACTCTGATAGTAGTGTTCCTTGATGTGGTCGAGATTAACCGTCTCTGCGACCCTGTCGTGTTGGTATATGTCGCGGGTGTATCCCCACAGGTTGGGATAGTCGACGAGTCGTCGGATGTTACACTTAAAGTGCGTGTAGTAGACGGGGTCGAACCGAACTAGGGCGGGGAACAGTCGGAGGTCGGCGATGGTGAGCGACTCCCCGACGAGAAACCGCTGGTCGCCGAGTACTTCCTCCCAGTGGTCGAGGGCGTCGAACATGGTCTCGACCGCTCCCTCGTAGGTGTCTTTGGTGTCTGCAAACCCGGCGGTGTAAGCGCCTTGGAGGATTGGTTCGTACAGCTCCTCGACGACTGCATCGATGCGGTCACGCTTGTCCGCCGGATAGAGGTCGTACTCGTCGCTGTGGTCAGCGAACGCCGTCGCGAGCATCTCCATGAGTTCGATGGACTCGTTGTTGACGATTGTATCTTCCTCACGGTCCCAGA is drawn from Haloarcula sp. CBA1129 and contains these coding sequences:
- a CDS encoding MauE/DoxX family redox-associated membrane protein; this translates as MRVGLRQFKRPLCYVMALLYVVAGGLHFVVPELYVQIVPPVLPAPLALVYLSGVAEIAVGLGLLVPRTRSYAAWATIALLVAIFPANVYMAVSMVTIEGTGGGDPSALARWARLPLQGVLILWAYWYTD
- a CDS encoding helix-turn-helix domain-containing protein → MVPEPDDDIDENLREVRELTPEACSGVQSLDQFGTKWRLRILYTLFDGDHRFNELKRASGASSYTLSRVLESLEADAIVDRRVKDGPPIETHYSLTEKGAALEPVFDAIDEWNAEWVGERGEDTTETPEV
- a CDS encoding DUF211 domain-containing protein, with the protein product MAAVRRLVIDVLKPHDPPLLMFTDQLAEIESVEGVTSSLIELDQEVQNVKLTFESEDLNFEVIEDTIENLGGSVHSVDQVACGDSVVTDRRTLQDA
- a CDS encoding glutathione S-transferase family protein — its product is MGRLIDGHWKTTDELTEDDQNRSEDEFRDRISPTTHYPPTSGRYHLYIARACPWAHGVVLVRKLLGLEDVISIDIVDPYRGAGGWQFTPDKPGCTPESIHGSDFLHEVYTAADPEYTGGVTTPVLWDREEDTIVNNESIELMEMLATAFADHSDEYDLYPADKRDRIDAVVEELYEPILQGAYTAGFADTKDTYEGAVETMFDALDHWEEVLGDQRFLVGESLTIADLRLFPALVRFDPVYYTHFKCNIRRLVDYPNLWGYTRDIYQHDRVAETVNLDHIKEHYYQSHTDINPAGFIPVGPNIDFTAPHSRTE
- a CDS encoding IS5 family transposase: MEIDILDFVEQCRHLAKQALGKHAGEPASGGFARWVHVVLHCFRVEEEYSYRETPNRLEYMAELRELLDLDQDELPDYTTIYKSFDRLKMWVWRALLRVSAQQHPQSGHAALDSTFFDRRISSSYYRQRSGNSVQTVKVTTLTDVESLAVLDVHISARWQHDTKTGPQVVRRNADDLLSVAADNAFQDWNTEYEIAALDIDYLVHYRGSSLNATANNALIRSKGYFQRWMAETSYSTVKRSLGDAVRALGWYRQFREIILMFAITNIEPLCEPL
- a CDS encoding calcium-translocating P-type ATPase, PMCA-type: MKKAVDHCSMSKSAHTQSTADVFAALDSDPAGVSASEAENRRAKHGENEITQGSKRTPLKIFLAQFDSALIWVLIAAAALSVWAGHTIDAVLITVIVVANGLFGFVQDYRAEETLESLRELTAPTATVRRNGTAVEVDATELVPGDVIELESGDVVPADGRLIEEQSLEVDEAALTGESAPVSKGSEPVDADAPLAERESMVYKGTNITRGSGIAVLTATGMDTEVGAIARELAGTEETDTPLQEELDTLGRTLGIGVVVLAVLVIPFLLFRGTELVQAALTAISLAVAAVPEGLPAVVTLTLALGVRKMADENALVRRLPAVEALGSVDVICTDKTGTLTEGQMSVSRIWVTDSVVDLDETDDESPLDRVTAVLRAGTLCSDATLEAGDPTERAIVMAADESGIDVERLRNEHPRTGEIPFSSERKWMGTVHEDTVYIKGAPEVILSKCSRVLTDDGPANLTPDRAEQIREQVGTFADDALRVLAVAYTEDTTVVERDDVTGDADDVNDDMILAGLVGMIDPARDEVADAIAATNRAGIDVKMVTGDNVRTAAAIAGELGIGQTVMEGRDVEQLSNDALGGRVEAVDVFARTSPEHKVRILQALQANGHTVAMTGDGVNDAPALKNADIGVAMGVRGTDVAKQASDVILLDDNYATIEQAIERGRAIFDNVWKFVGYLLSANVAEVALVFIASLFGYLVLPAVQLLWINLLTDGLPALALGADPKSGDVMQRSPRDPDLGIVDHDMLGLIGGTGLISTVIMLGLLVFTLDGAPVVTPYAMTMVFTGFVCLEFEKLYIIRWLRETPTLSNQWLALAVGGSILMQLSVLYTPLNDYFGTIPLGPTDWGLIGAVLLVALPLYLAVASGVKRLSPSDSLQ
- a CDS encoding amphi-Trp domain-containing protein; the protein is MPEEVLFKSESDQSREEIASYLRKVADNLDSGSAINLKAGSESVTLSPPARPTFEVKAEREGPAGNMTELSVEFELEWDENDGEEGGGSGQLEIE
- a CDS encoding VIT1/CCC1 transporter family protein; the protein is MASIRQLFRRLLGKEDVLAISRRYFISNGFDGTLTSIGIIVGAVLSGVPDGHTVIKIGLGAAVGLGTSAVWSVWEIERAETRTEIRRIERAMLKDLDDTRVQRNQSGARFVHAIMSGLGPLIGILIPLTPFVVAGTVVTMAEAALIAVGLGIGVLGVFGAYMGSISGQRWYVAAARMGLAGLVVAILNLFLPG